From Carettochelys insculpta isolate YL-2023 chromosome 3, ASM3395843v1, whole genome shotgun sequence, a single genomic window includes:
- the LOC142010288 gene encoding uncharacterized protein LOC142010288, protein MAARQPPQRPQGTPPKGNQGSQGRSQAGKRQRGPSWTEAELRDLLGLWSEEEVLQVMGSKRQNADAFAQLAKGLAARGHPARTPDHVWSKVKELWQGYTRARDAASQSGAAPVTCPFYRELRDILGPRHTSSPPATLDTSAEEPQQAPELESALEASPAPRGPPLAPTPGAPEQEEEEEEGDSSSTDTRLQILLPSRNSSRASAPRVSPDRGSGPTAAPSEGPESAGEASVVPESPPGPSLQASPSVEDRPAQQRTRRRTQQQQPPATDPQLLALHCRQVEVTEQRLRVEQGRLHLQERALAWRQEAWGAYMETFKHIADYLAPHAALAATALALPAPPAAPPVAPVAVPSAVAPPPATEGHSTKGDLGPADTHRPYLPVHPAPSQPRPGLRPRRGSRLPTPSAGL, encoded by the exons atggccgcccggcagcccccccagcgccctcagggaacccccccgaaggggaaccagggtagccagggcaggagccaggccgggaagcggcagcggggcccctcctggacggaggccgagcttcgggacctgctggggctctggagcgaggaggaggtgctccaggtaatggggagcaagaggcagaacgcggatgcgttcgctcagctggccaagggcctggccgcccggggtcaccctgcccgcactccggaccatgtctggagtaaagtgaaggagctgtggcagggttacacccgggcccgggatgcggccagccaatctggggccgcccccgtcacttgccccttttacagggagctcagggacatcctgggcccccggcacacctcctcccctccagccacgcttgacacctcggctgaggagccccagcaggccccggagctggagtccgccctggaggcaagccccgcaccccgggggccccccctggcgcccacccccggggcaccggagcaggaggaggaggaggaggagggggactcctcctccaccgacaccaggctccagatcctcctgccatcccggaacagcagccgggcgtccgccccccgggtgtcccccgaccgtggaagtggacctacag ctgcaccatcggagggaccggagagcgctggcgaggcttcagtggtcccggaatcccctccggggccatcactccaggccagcccctcggtggaggaccgaccggcccaaCAGCGgacaagacggcggacccagcagcagcagccgccggcgacggacccccagcttctggccctccactgccggcaggtggaggtcacggagcagcggctgcgggtggagcaaggccgcctccacctgcaggagcgggcgctggcctggcgccaagaggcatggggggcctacatggagacattcaaacACATAgcagattacctggccccccatgctgcgctggccgccACTGCActcgccctgcctgctccacccgctgcgccacccgttGCTCCTGTCGCcgtgccgtccgccgtcgccccgccacccgccaccgagggccattccaccaagggagacctggggccagctgacactcaccggccgtatcttccggtccacccggcccccagccagccccggccagggctgcggccgaggcggggatcccggcttcccacccccagtgctggactatag